A genomic window from Salvia splendens isolate huo1 chromosome 11, SspV2, whole genome shotgun sequence includes:
- the LOC121753539 gene encoding (S)-8-oxocitronellyl enol synthase ISY1: MSWWWAGAIGAAKKKLDENEAPLNYQSVALVVGVTGIVGNSMAEILPLSDTPGGPWKVYGVARRPRPSWNEDHPINYISCDVSDSDDVEAKLSSLTDITNIFYVTWTNRATEKENCEANGKMLKNVLNVVIPNCPNLKHICLLTGRKHYLGPFERLWNTQAHDPPLTEDLPRLDFPNFYYTLEDILFEEVGKKAGLTWSVHRPGIIFGFSPYSMMNLVGTLCVYAAICKHEGAVLRFPGCKAAWDGYSDCSDADLIAEHQIWAAVEPYAKNEAFNVSNGDVFKWKHFWKVLAEQFEVECGEFEEGKVVKLQELMKDKGPVWDEIVRENGLLSNKLEDSGKWWFADLILENAVPLDTMNKSKEHGFLGFRNSKNSFLSWIDKVKAYKIVP; this comes from the exons ATGAGCTGGTGGTGGGCTGGAGCTATTGGCGCTGCAAAG AAAAAATTGGATGAAAATGAAGCACCGCTGAATTACCAGAGCGTCGCTCTGGTGGTGGGGGTGACCGGAATCGTGGGGAACAGCATGGCGGAGATCCTGCCCCTCTCCGACACACCAGGCGGGCCGTGGAAGGTTTATGGGGTGGCGCGGCGCCCCCGCCCCTCCTGGAACGAGGATCACCCAATCAACTACATCAGCTGCGATGTTTCCGATTCCGACGATGTCGAAGCGAAGCTATCCTCTCTCACCGATATCACCAATATTTTCTATGTGACTTGGACTAACAGAGCCACTGAGAAGGAGAATTGTGAAGCTAATGGGAAAATGTTGAAGAATGTGCTGAATGTAGTGATCCCTAATTGCCCCAATTTGAAGCATATCTGTTTGCTTACTGGTAGGAAGCATTATCTTGGTCCATTTGAGAGGCTATGGAATACTCAAGCTCACGATCCGCCGCTCACTGAGGATTTGCCTCGATTGGATTTCCCGAATTTCTACTATACCCTAGAGGACATTCTGTTTGAGGAGGTTGGGAAGAAGGCAGGCTTGACTTGGTCTGTGCACCGGCCTGGGATTATATTCGGCTTCTCTCCGTATAGCATGATGAACTTGGTTGGGACACTTTGCGTGTATGCAGCTATCTGCAAGCATGAGGGTGCAGTATTGAGGTTTCCCGGTTGCAAGGCTGCTTGGGATGGATACTCGGATTGCTCGGATGCAGACTTGATTGCGGAGCATCAGATATGGGCCGCTGTGGAGCCTTATGCGAAGAATGAGGCGTTTAATGTGAGCAATGGGGATGTTTTCAAATGGAAGCATTTCTGGAAGGTGTTGGCGGAGCAGTTTGAGGTGGAGTGTGGGGAGTTCGAGGAAGGGAAGGTTGTGAAACTGCAGGAGTTGATGAAGGATAAAGGTCCGGTTTGGGACGAAATCGTGAGGGAGAATGGTTTGTTGTCCAACAAGTTGGAGGATAGTGGGAAGTGGTGGTTTGCTGATCTTATACTTGAGAATGCAGTCCCATTGGACACAATGAACAAGAGCAAGGAGCATGGATTTCTTGGATTCAGAAATTCAAAGAATTCATTCCTTTCTTGGATTGATAAGGTGAAAGCTTACAAGATTGTTCCTTAA
- the LOC121755244 gene encoding probable protein phosphatase 2C 63, whose amino-acid sequence MLRSCCLGRRIGDGLLWHSALKPHASGEFSIAVAQANSNLEDQSQVFTSPSATYVGVYDGHGGPEASRFVNHHLFLHLQKFSTEQGGLSTDVIKRAFNAAEEDFTRLVKISLPTNPKIASVGSCCLVGAISDGKLYVANLGDSRAVLGRRGFDGENNFVSERLSTDHNVSSQDVRREVEALHPDDSPVVVYCRGVWRIKGIIQVSRSIGDVYLKKPEFYRDPIFQQYGNYVPTKRPLMSAEPSIVTRKLRQEDKFVIFASDGLWEQLSDDGAVQIVSKYPRAGIAKRLVAAAIQEAAKKREVRYKDIKKIERGIRRHFHDDITVIVIYLDHQKHKQGAVGSTTPPIDIYSHNSDEAMGSSGDKIFPNEESQAKVLY is encoded by the exons ATGTTGCGATCCTGCTGTTTAGGGCGCCGAATTGGCGATGGCTTGCTCTGGCACTCTGCATTGAAGCCCCACGCCTCCGGTGAATTCTCGATCGCGGTCGCGCAGGCCAATTCTAACCTAGAGGATCAGAGCCAGGTCTTCACCTCGCCCTCCGCCACCTATGTCGGAGTTTACGACGGCCACGGCGGTCCCGAAGCCTCTCGATTCGTCAACCACCACCTCTTCCTTCATCTCCAAA AATTTTCCACGGAGCAAGGAGGATTGTCGACAGATGTAATAAAGAGGGCTTTCAACGCAGCTGAAGAGGATTTTACTCGTTTAGTGAAGATATCATTACCAACCAATCCGAAGATTGCTTCAGTTGGGTCGTGCTGCTTGGTCGGTGCAATTTCAGACGGTAAATTGTATGTTGCAAACTTGGGAGATTCAAGAGCTGTTCTTGGCCGTAGAGGTTTTGATGGGGAGAATAATTTCGTGTCTGAGAGGTTGTCCACAGATCATAATGTTTCGTCCCAAGATGTTAGGAGGGAGGTTGAAGCGCTTCATCCTGATGATTCACCTGTTGTGGTTTATTGTCGAGGAGTTTGGAGAATCAAGGGAATTATTCAG GTATCTAGATCCATTGGTGATGTCTATTTGAAAAAGCCCGAGTTTTATAGAGACCCGATTTTCCAGCAGTACGGGAATTATGTCCCCACGAAGCGACCTCTTATGTCAGCTGAACCTTCTATTGTAACCAGAAAGCTGAGACAAGAAGATAAGTTTGTCATTTTCGCTTCTGATGGTCTGTGGGAGCAACTCAGCGATGATGGAGCTGTTCAAATAGTTTCCAAGTACCCAAGAGCT GGAATAGCCAAGAGATTGGTTGCAGCTGCCATTCAGGAAGCAGCAAAGAAGAGAGAAGTGAGGTACAAGGATATCAAGAAGATCGAGAGGGGAATCAGGAGGCATTTTCATGATGACATTACTGTAATTGTGATTTACCTTGATCACCAAAAGCATAAGCAAGGTGCAGTTGGCTCTACTACTCCACCTATTGATATCTATTCCCATAACTCGGATGAAGCCATGGGAAGTTCCGGCGACAAGATTTTTCCCAATGAGGAATCACAAGCAAAGGTATTATACTGA
- the LOC121755874 gene encoding probable E3 ubiquitin-protein ligase RHY1A, which translates to MTTASELFYQRRTRIGRNSDSYGVGSDLSSPPPPPSINRRHRHDNSAGGNHSRRDRLDPDGCNPLRRSVHHPRQTSLNRSSHLPRECETVRREEGSHQSSPGNVIHPDPQVTQDWLMLSRNDRLPGAVLLARERLLQRLRGVMLSDSRRSHRNSAGSQRRGFAIGDDFRLVDAGDWETDISREWLAAASPLTNSDGQRLNMRPPGLTQEALSCLPVEVFCVAQESDEQHVPRASRECSICLESFLGGDQLICLPCGHRYHFSCLDPWVRTCADCPYCRRSIDVTTSDRVKKDPEF; encoded by the exons ATGACGACTGCTTCGGAGCTATTCTACCAACGGAGGACGCGAATTGGGCGTAATTCCGATTCGTATGGCGTCGGGTCGGATTTGAGCtctccaccgccgcctccgtcgaTCAATCGCCGCCACCGCCACGACAACAGTGCCGGAGGCAATCACAGTCGTCGAGACCGACTTGATCCTGACGGTTGCAATCCGTTGCGGCGCTCTGTTCATCACCCGCGCCAGACCTCGCTCAATCGCTCTTCTCACCTTCCTCGG GAATGTGAAACGGTTCGACGCGAAGAAGGCAGCCACCAGTCTTCTCCAGGGAATGTTATCCATCCTGATCCTCAAGTTACACAAGATTGGCTGATGTTAAGTAGGAATGACAGGCTTCCTGGAGCCGTTCTGCTTGCTAGAGAAAGACTTTTGCAAAGACTGAGAGGTGTTATGCTCTCTGATAGCAG GCGGAGTCACAGGAACTCAGCTGGGAGCCAACGTAGGGGCTTTGCAATCGGCGATGACTTCAGGCTCGTGGATGCTGGGGATTGGGAAACAGATATATCTAGGGAGTGGCTTGCAGCAGCATCTCCCTTAACCAATTCAGATGGCCAACGTCTGAACATGAGGCCTCCAGGACTTACTCAAGAGGCACTGAGCTGTTTGCCGGTTGAGGTATTCTGTGTCGCACAGGAAAGTGACGAACAGCACGTGCCCAGGGCATCAAGAGAGTGTAGCATATGCCTAGAGAGTTTCTTAGGCGGAGATCAGCTGATATGTCTACCGTGTGGGCACAGGTATCATTTTTCTTGCTTGGATCCTTGGGTTCGGACTTGTGCAGACTGCCCATATTGCCGTAGGAGTATTGATGTAACAACCTCTGACAGAGTTAAAAAGGATCCAGAATTTTGA